A single window of Halobacterium jilantaiense DNA harbors:
- a CDS encoding sulfite exporter TauE/SafE family protein has product MVTSGVSLAASGVTTAAASASDAGVVAFFVVGLLGGAHCLGMCGPLVTMYADRIGDDARGPSTRALRQHALFNAGRTVSYAVGGALMGAVGAVLVDAGGVLEASHLVRGVAGVVAGVVIVAAGVGYAAGGQSRVAAGAVPGLGRAFGVLTEQVASRADDWATGPGIVVLGAAHGVMPCPLLYPGYVYALATGSPVEGGLALGALGLGTFPTLFAYGTAVDAVSATTRRRVHRALGVAFVVAGTVPLAKGATALGYPVPHLPLPMPPMPG; this is encoded by the coding sequence ATGGTCACATCAGGCGTGTCGCTCGCAGCGTCCGGCGTCACCACAGCAGCCGCGAGCGCGTCCGACGCCGGCGTCGTCGCGTTCTTCGTGGTCGGTCTCCTCGGGGGCGCGCACTGTCTCGGCATGTGCGGCCCGCTCGTGACGATGTACGCCGACCGCATCGGCGACGACGCGCGCGGCCCGTCGACGCGCGCGCTCCGCCAGCACGCGCTCTTCAACGCGGGTCGCACCGTCAGCTACGCCGTCGGCGGCGCGCTGATGGGCGCGGTGGGTGCCGTCCTCGTCGACGCCGGCGGCGTCCTCGAAGCGAGCCACCTCGTCCGGGGCGTCGCGGGCGTCGTCGCTGGCGTCGTCATCGTTGCGGCGGGCGTCGGCTACGCCGCGGGCGGCCAGTCGCGGGTCGCCGCGGGCGCGGTCCCCGGGCTCGGGCGAGCGTTCGGCGTCCTCACCGAACAGGTCGCGTCGCGGGCCGACGACTGGGCGACCGGCCCCGGCATCGTCGTGCTCGGCGCGGCCCACGGCGTCATGCCGTGTCCGCTACTGTACCCGGGCTACGTGTACGCGCTCGCGACCGGGTCGCCAGTGGAGGGCGGGCTGGCGCTGGGCGCGCTCGGTCTCGGGACGTTCCCGACGCTGTTCGCGTACGGCACCGCCGTGGACGCGGTGAGCGCGACGACCCGCCGGCGCGTCCACCGCGCGCTCGGCGTCGCGTTCGTCGTCGCGGGCACCGTCCCGCTGGCGAAGGGCGCGACCGCGCTCGGGTACCCGGTCCCGCACCTGCCGCTGCCGATGCCACCGATGCCAGGCTGA
- a CDS encoding DUF7546 family protein, which translates to MSAALARLRPRRETVGVLATLTLAELAVLAVYLTAMPVAVTEPRYVVYPFVWLNASALAVWRVTPRPASGRRRWLAAGVGVAYFLVLAAVGGVLAASTGSGVTVHWALPPGWGPMVLAHVGPVRVAAAPYRVVGYLALAYLVYATLVDAETSLAGGFVGLFACVSCTLPLLAAVVSSLAGGAVAFGSATALSYDLSTAVFLLAVGLLAWRPDAALLARLR; encoded by the coding sequence GTGAGCGCGGCGCTCGCCCGGCTCCGGCCCCGGCGCGAGACTGTCGGCGTGCTCGCCACGCTCACGCTCGCCGAACTCGCCGTGCTCGCCGTCTACCTCACGGCGATGCCGGTGGCGGTCACGGAACCCCGGTACGTCGTCTACCCGTTCGTCTGGCTGAACGCCAGCGCGCTCGCAGTCTGGCGGGTCACACCCCGACCGGCCAGCGGCCGCCGGCGGTGGCTCGCCGCGGGCGTCGGCGTCGCGTACTTCCTCGTGCTCGCGGCCGTCGGCGGCGTGCTCGCGGCGTCGACGGGTAGCGGCGTCACCGTCCACTGGGCGCTCCCGCCGGGCTGGGGGCCGATGGTGCTCGCCCACGTCGGCCCCGTCCGGGTCGCCGCCGCGCCCTACCGGGTCGTCGGCTACCTCGCGCTCGCCTACCTCGTGTACGCCACGCTCGTCGACGCAGAGACGTCGCTCGCGGGCGGGTTCGTCGGACTGTTCGCCTGCGTGAGCTGCACGCTCCCGCTGCTCGCGGCGGTCGTCTCCTCGCTGGCGGGCGGCGCGGTCGCGTTCGGGTCGGCGACCGCGCTGTCCTACGACCTCTCGACGGCCGTGTTCCTGCTGGCCGTCGGGCTGCTCGCGTGGCGGCCGGACGCGGCGCTCCTGGCGCGGCTTCGCTGA
- a CDS encoding cytochrome c oxidase subunit II: MRIHRFEKLWLAAAFVLIAAFIATIVYGSLGAGVAMVGDEGGTVDPGDPTASDNFREPGVYQTGDGEYAVYVEARQFAFAPGTNEPIRVPADAEVTFHVTSGDVTHGFELVGTNVNTMVIPGQVAELTVEFDEARTHHIVCHEYCGSAHHAMEGTVEVVPQDEFASQDVPEVSD, encoded by the coding sequence ATGCGGATACACAGATTCGAGAAACTCTGGCTCGCCGCGGCGTTCGTACTCATCGCCGCGTTCATCGCCACCATCGTCTACGGCTCGCTCGGCGCGGGCGTCGCGATGGTCGGAGACGAAGGCGGAACGGTCGACCCGGGCGACCCGACCGCCTCGGACAACTTCCGGGAGCCCGGCGTCTACCAGACCGGTGACGGCGAGTACGCGGTCTACGTCGAAGCCCGGCAGTTCGCGTTCGCGCCCGGCACGAACGAGCCGATTCGCGTGCCCGCCGACGCGGAAGTGACGTTCCACGTGACGAGCGGTGACGTGACACACGGCTTCGAGCTCGTCGGCACGAACGTGAACACGATGGTGATTCCCGGGCAGGTCGCCGAACTCACAGTCGAGTTCGACGAAGCCCGCACGCACCACATCGTCTGCCACGAGTACTGCGGCTCCGCCCACCACGCGATGGAGGGCACCGTCGAGGTCGTCCCGCAGGACGAGTTCGCATCGCAGGACGTTCCGGAGGTGAGTGACTAA
- a CDS encoding HVO_0234 family beta-propeller protein: MPTVREDRVFVEQGETLVAYVAAGLGVTAAHISGSKVGEFALEVRCDARDVAATGEGVAVATAEDVLLSDGGDFAETGFGPAVAVTGFDGGVLAAGEDGTIAHYDGDWTDRGSVDADVRALDADLVAAGDGVHRLTDDGVTHAGLDDARDVAAPGVPQAATADGLFSLGNGWLEDVAGDFRAVAADPATATPGEVGLAHAATPEACFEHADGVWTDRTLPVDEPIVDATHAVDTTILLTATGTLVVDSDDGDTRHRSLGLPDAAAITVVGGEHVDAA, translated from the coding sequence ATGCCCACCGTCCGTGAAGACCGCGTGTTCGTCGAACAGGGCGAGACTCTCGTGGCGTACGTCGCCGCCGGTCTCGGCGTCACCGCCGCCCACATCTCGGGCAGCAAGGTCGGCGAGTTCGCGCTCGAAGTCCGCTGTGACGCTCGCGACGTCGCCGCGACCGGCGAGGGCGTCGCGGTCGCCACCGCCGAGGACGTTTTGCTCTCGGACGGCGGCGACTTCGCCGAGACCGGCTTCGGCCCCGCGGTCGCCGTCACTGGCTTCGACGGCGGCGTGCTCGCGGCCGGCGAGGACGGCACTATCGCCCACTACGACGGCGACTGGACCGACCGCGGCAGCGTCGACGCCGACGTCCGCGCGCTCGACGCCGACCTCGTCGCCGCCGGCGACGGCGTCCACCGCCTCACCGACGACGGCGTCACGCACGCCGGCCTCGACGACGCCCGCGATGTCGCCGCCCCCGGCGTCCCGCAGGCCGCCACCGCCGACGGCCTCTTCTCGCTCGGCAACGGCTGGCTGGAGGATGTCGCTGGTGACTTCCGCGCCGTTGCCGCCGACCCCGCCACCGCCACGCCCGGTGAGGTCGGCCTCGCTCACGCCGCCACACCCGAGGCCTGCTTCGAGCACGCTGACGGCGTCTGGACCGACCGAACCCTCCCGGTCGACGAACCCATCGTCGACGCCACCCACGCCGTCGACACCACCATCCTCCTCACCGCCACCGGCACCCTCGTCGTCGACAGCGACGACGGCGACACCCGCCACCGCAGCCTCGGCCTCCCCGACGCCGCAGCAATCACCGTCGTCGGCGGCGAACACGTCGACGCCGCGTGA
- a CDS encoding heavy metal translocating P-type ATPase — protein MTDDCTLCGLPTPDPPVASDGVEGTYCCRGCLEVARTLDDPESADADPVDDLDTGPDDEDVDGDTAYLSVSGMHCATCEAFVEAQATDADGVKAAAASYPTETLKVTYDAEVADRGDLVDAVEGLGYSASARDADDEDDQSEVGRLLVGGFFGMMTMLWYVLFLYPAYLDLPSAAQLLDLGGLAGSYLLANVWLMATVVLAYTGYPLFRGAYVSLRAGHPNMDLLVGIAAGAAYLFSTFVVLTGGREVYFDVAIVVVLAVTVGDYYEGRVKRAAAGRLADLTEERVDEATQRTGDGLESVAVEDLRPGDEVVVTAGERVPVNGPVVEGAATVDESLVTGESTPVGKEPGDDAVGGAVVTDGRLVVEVGEDAASTLDRVVEVLWDVQSARPGVQRLVDRIAAVFVPLVFVLAALAAGGHFVTGAGAREALLVGLSVLVVSCPCALGLATPLATARGVREALDAGVVVTDASTFEAAPEADTVVFDKTGTLTTGEMRVLDIAGDDRVLARAAAVEQYADHPVAAAITDGATPAGDIADFEREPGRGVAGTLTLRADGARTAESPESAGVEVLAGNRELFAARGYRVPDEYAERASGARANGNVPVLVGWDGEARGVVVAGDRPREEWQSVVSDLAADGRDVVVLTGDDPEAAERFRDHDAVSDVFAGVPPEGKTEVVRSLRGEGTVAMVGDGVNDAPALAAADIGVALDHAALAADAADAVVTTDDLAAVPRVFDLTAATNGRIRQNLVWAFCYNAVAVPLAVAGALNPLFAAAAMTASSLLVVGNSARSLVDWDGPGHGEVENA, from the coding sequence ATGACCGACGACTGCACACTCTGTGGCCTGCCGACGCCGGACCCGCCCGTCGCCAGCGACGGCGTCGAGGGGACGTACTGCTGCCGGGGCTGTCTGGAGGTCGCGCGCACGCTCGACGACCCGGAGAGCGCGGACGCGGACCCGGTCGACGACCTCGACACCGGCCCCGACGACGAGGACGTGGACGGCGACACGGCGTACCTCTCCGTGTCGGGGATGCACTGCGCGACCTGCGAGGCGTTCGTGGAAGCGCAGGCGACCGACGCCGACGGCGTCAAGGCGGCCGCCGCGAGCTACCCGACGGAGACGCTGAAAGTCACCTACGACGCCGAGGTCGCCGACCGCGGGGACCTCGTGGACGCCGTCGAGGGCTTGGGGTACTCCGCGAGCGCGCGGGACGCCGACGACGAGGACGACCAGTCCGAGGTCGGGCGGCTGCTCGTCGGCGGCTTCTTCGGGATGATGACGATGCTGTGGTACGTCCTCTTCCTCTACCCGGCGTACCTCGACCTGCCGTCGGCCGCCCAGCTGCTGGACCTCGGCGGCCTCGCGGGCAGCTACCTGCTGGCGAACGTCTGGCTGATGGCGACCGTCGTGCTGGCGTACACCGGCTACCCGCTGTTCCGGGGCGCGTACGTGAGTCTGCGCGCCGGCCACCCGAACATGGACCTCCTGGTGGGCATCGCGGCGGGCGCGGCCTACCTCTTCAGCACGTTCGTCGTGCTGACCGGCGGCCGCGAGGTGTACTTCGACGTCGCCATCGTCGTCGTGCTCGCGGTCACCGTCGGCGACTACTACGAGGGCCGCGTGAAACGCGCGGCGGCCGGCCGGCTCGCCGACCTCACCGAGGAGCGCGTCGACGAGGCGACGCAGCGCACCGGCGACGGCCTCGAATCGGTCGCGGTCGAGGACCTCCGGCCCGGTGACGAGGTGGTGGTCACCGCCGGCGAGCGCGTCCCGGTCAACGGTCCGGTCGTCGAGGGCGCGGCGACCGTCGACGAATCACTCGTCACGGGCGAGTCCACGCCCGTCGGGAAGGAGCCGGGCGACGACGCCGTCGGCGGCGCGGTCGTCACGGACGGTCGACTCGTCGTCGAAGTCGGTGAGGACGCCGCGAGCACGCTCGACCGCGTCGTCGAGGTGCTGTGGGACGTGCAGAGCGCACGACCCGGCGTCCAGCGGCTCGTCGACCGCATCGCCGCCGTGTTCGTCCCGCTCGTGTTCGTGCTCGCAGCGCTGGCTGCGGGCGGGCACTTCGTCACGGGCGCTGGAGCGCGGGAGGCGCTGTTGGTCGGGCTCTCGGTGCTGGTCGTGTCGTGTCCGTGCGCGCTCGGGCTGGCGACCCCGCTGGCGACCGCTCGGGGCGTCCGCGAGGCGCTGGACGCCGGCGTCGTCGTCACCGACGCGTCGACGTTCGAGGCCGCGCCGGAGGCCGACACCGTCGTCTTCGACAAGACCGGGACGCTCACCACCGGCGAGATGCGCGTGCTGGACATCGCGGGTGACGACCGCGTGCTCGCCCGGGCGGCCGCCGTCGAGCAGTACGCCGACCACCCGGTCGCCGCCGCCATCACCGACGGAGCGACGCCCGCGGGCGATATCGCCGACTTCGAGCGCGAACCCGGCCGAGGGGTCGCCGGCACGCTCACCCTCCGAGCCGACGGAGCGCGGACGGCCGAATCACCCGAATCCGCCGGAGTGGAGGTGCTCGCCGGGAACCGCGAGCTGTTCGCGGCCCGCGGCTACCGGGTCCCCGACGAGTACGCCGAGCGGGCGAGCGGCGCGCGAGCGAACGGGAACGTCCCGGTGCTCGTCGGCTGGGACGGCGAAGCCCGCGGGGTGGTCGTCGCCGGTGACCGGCCCCGCGAGGAGTGGCAGTCCGTGGTCTCCGACCTCGCCGCCGACGGCCGCGACGTGGTCGTGCTGACCGGCGACGACCCCGAGGCCGCCGAGCGCTTCCGCGACCACGACGCCGTCTCGGACGTGTTCGCGGGCGTGCCGCCCGAGGGGAAGACCGAGGTCGTGCGGTCGCTTCGGGGCGAGGGCACCGTCGCGATGGTCGGCGACGGCGTGAACGACGCGCCCGCGCTCGCTGCGGCCGACATCGGCGTGGCGCTCGACCACGCCGCGCTCGCAGCGGACGCCGCCGACGCGGTCGTCACCACCGACGACCTCGCCGCCGTGCCGCGCGTGTTCGACCTGACGGCGGCGACGAACGGCCGCATCCGACAGAACCTCGTGTGGGCGTTCTGCTACAACGCCGTCGCGGTGCCGCTGGCCGTCGCGGGCGCGCTGAATCCGCTGTTCGCGGCGGCCGCGATGACGGCCTCCAGCCTGCTCGTCGTCGGGAACTCGGCGCGGTCGCTGGTGGACTGGGACGGGCCCGGACACGGGGAGGTGGAGAACGCGTGA
- the glmM gene encoding phosphoglucosamine mutase: MKVFGSSGTRGVANEELTPGFVLRVAKAAGSVWRADRVAVARDTRTTGRMLENAAVAGLQSVGADVDRLGALPTPGTQAYAEREGVPALMVTASHNPAEYNGVKLVGSDGVELAVDDLERVERKFSTEQFSDAAWDGTGDDRAVESAARTYLDQLYDAVDRDAVADAGLTVALDPGHGAGSLTSPEFYRELGCEVVTVNSQPDGHFPGREPEPVREHLEDLGGLVEAADADVGIAHDGDADRAIFFDETGEYVEGDAALAALAEAELGEGDTTVSAVNVSQRLVDVCERTGAELELTPIGSTQIMTRIRQLEAEGEHVPVAGEGNGGIIFPGYRTTRDGAYTGARFLELLADSDQSASEVVAPYSDYHNVRVNVGYEDDAERDALLEAAETRALDADANRTTIDGYRLDYGDAWVLVRPSGTEPVVRIYAESTDHEHAQELAEAFAADLRAARANA, encoded by the coding sequence ATGAAGGTCTTCGGGTCGAGTGGGACGCGGGGCGTGGCCAACGAGGAGCTCACACCGGGGTTCGTGTTGCGGGTGGCGAAGGCGGCGGGGTCGGTGTGGCGCGCCGACCGCGTCGCCGTCGCTCGCGACACCCGGACCACGGGCCGGATGCTGGAGAACGCCGCGGTCGCGGGCCTGCAGAGCGTCGGCGCGGACGTGGACCGGCTCGGCGCGCTCCCGACGCCGGGGACGCAGGCGTACGCCGAGCGTGAGGGGGTGCCGGCGCTGATGGTGACGGCGAGCCACAACCCCGCCGAGTACAACGGCGTCAAGCTCGTCGGCAGCGACGGCGTGGAGCTCGCCGTCGACGACCTGGAGCGCGTCGAGCGGAAGTTCTCCACCGAACAGTTCAGCGACGCGGCCTGGGACGGGACCGGCGACGACCGGGCCGTCGAGTCCGCTGCTCGCACCTACCTCGACCAGCTCTACGACGCCGTCGACCGCGACGCCGTCGCTGACGCCGGCCTCACCGTCGCCCTCGACCCCGGCCACGGCGCTGGCTCTCTGACGAGCCCGGAGTTCTACCGCGAACTCGGCTGCGAGGTCGTCACCGTGAACAGCCAGCCAGACGGCCACTTCCCCGGCCGAGAGCCCGAGCCCGTCCGCGAGCACCTCGAAGACCTCGGCGGCCTCGTCGAGGCGGCGGACGCCGACGTCGGCATCGCCCACGACGGCGACGCCGACCGCGCCATCTTCTTCGACGAGACCGGCGAGTACGTCGAGGGCGACGCCGCACTCGCCGCGCTCGCGGAGGCCGAACTCGGCGAGGGCGACACCACCGTCTCCGCGGTGAACGTCAGCCAGCGCCTCGTGGACGTCTGCGAGCGCACGGGCGCGGAACTCGAACTGACGCCCATCGGCTCCACGCAGATTATGACCCGCATCCGTCAGCTCGAAGCCGAGGGCGAGCACGTCCCGGTCGCCGGCGAGGGCAACGGCGGCATCATCTTCCCGGGCTACCGCACCACGCGAGACGGCGCGTACACGGGCGCTCGCTTCCTCGAACTGCTCGCGGACAGCGACCAGTCCGCCAGCGAGGTCGTCGCGCCCTACAGCGACTACCACAACGTCCGCGTGAACGTCGGCTACGAGGACGACGCCGAGCGCGACGCGCTCCTCGAAGCGGCCGAGACCCGGGCGCTGGACGCGGACGCGAACCGCACTACCATCGACGGCTACCGGCTCGACTACGGCGACGCCTGGGTGCTCGTTCGGCCGTCGGGCACGGAGCCGGTCGTCCGCATCTACGCGGAGTCCACCGACCACGAGCACGCACAGGAACTCGCCGAGGCGTTCGCCGCCGACCTGCGCGCCGCGCGAGCGAACGCGTAA
- a CDS encoding halocyanin domain-containing protein has translation MTRLDTNTLSRRGVLRAAAGSATAVAAGAAATGTAAAQDYGGWFTGDAKGGGVGNYDGTTVDQTGQDEVTVEVGVDANGGSFGFGPAAVRVSPGTTVTFEWVSNTHNVIVEDQPEGADWGGEEEINNEGYSFSHTFETEGTYTYYCKPHLTAGMKGAIVVGGGGGGGSDAPTVEADYGNWFTGDADGGATGNFDGSTVDQTGQDEVTVEVGANANGGSFGFGPAAVRVSPGTTVTFEWVSNTHNVVVQSQPEGADWSGEEEINNEGYSFSHTFETPGVYTYYCKPHLTAGMKGAIVVGAAPGGSGGGDDGGTGQRAIPGSTLWTSVFAGGVLLAMLAPILSNYYRNRPPAGDSHSGDAGGETMDEIPEADEFEPETEIGHDDYDPVGTLSLVAIYFLILVGMWALTYFVEFLGNGPTIVG, from the coding sequence ATGACCAGATTGGACACGAACACACTATCGCGCCGCGGTGTCCTCCGCGCCGCTGCCGGGTCCGCGACCGCGGTCGCGGCCGGCGCGGCGGCGACCGGCACGGCCGCGGCCCAGGACTACGGCGGCTGGTTCACCGGCGACGCCAAGGGTGGCGGCGTCGGCAACTACGACGGGACGACTGTCGACCAGACGGGACAGGACGAAGTGACTGTGGAGGTCGGCGTGGACGCGAACGGCGGGTCGTTCGGGTTCGGGCCGGCAGCCGTCCGCGTTTCACCCGGGACGACGGTGACGTTCGAGTGGGTGTCGAACACCCACAACGTCATCGTCGAGGACCAGCCGGAGGGAGCGGACTGGGGCGGCGAGGAGGAGATCAACAACGAGGGCTACTCGTTCTCGCACACGTTCGAGACCGAGGGCACCTACACGTACTACTGCAAGCCCCACCTCACGGCGGGGATGAAAGGCGCAATCGTCGTCGGCGGTGGCGGCGGTGGCGGCAGCGACGCGCCGACCGTCGAGGCCGACTACGGTAACTGGTTCACCGGTGACGCCGACGGTGGCGCGACCGGCAACTTCGACGGGTCGACCGTCGACCAGACGGGACAGGACGAGGTCACCGTCGAGGTCGGCGCGAACGCGAACGGCGGGTCATTCGGGTTCGGGCCGGCAGCCGTCCGCGTTTCACCCGGGACGACGGTGACATTCGAGTGGGTGTCGAACACGCACAACGTCGTCGTCCAGAGCCAGCCCGAGGGGGCGGACTGGAGCGGCGAGGAGGAGATCAACAACGAGGGCTACTCGTTCTCGCACACGTTCGAGACGCCGGGCGTCTACACGTACTACTGCAAGCCCCACCTCACGGCGGGGATGAAAGGCGCAATCGTCGTCGGCGCGGCACCCGGCGGCAGCGGCGGCGGGGACGACGGCGGCACGGGTCAGCGCGCGATTCCCGGCAGTACGCTCTGGACGTCCGTGTTCGCCGGCGGCGTCCTGCTCGCGATGCTCGCGCCCATCCTCTCGAACTACTACCGGAACCGCCCGCCGGCCGGCGACTCCCACTCCGGGGACGCCGGCGGCGAGACAATGGACGAAATCCCCGAGGCCGACGAGTTCGAGCCGGAGACCGAGATCGGGCACGACGACTACGACCCGGTCGGCACGCTCTCGCTCGTCGCCATCTACTTCCTCATCCTGGTCGGGATGTGGGCGCTCACGTACTTCGTCGAGTTCCTCGGGAACGGACCGACCATCGTGGGGTGA
- the prs gene encoding ribose-phosphate diphosphokinase → MLLSGSSSQALAAALAAETGERLGRVTYDSFPDGEQLVTVPEGVAGERAVVVASTPTSDAHVEVLQLQDAAREAGASEVVTVLPYMGYARQDEAFEAGQPVSARAVARAISASTDRVITVNPHEDGVLDFFDVPAVGVDAAPQLADPLPADLADPVFLGPDHGATALAESVRDAYGSGVTDHFEKVRHSGSEVTVEPSEIETAGRDVVVTDDIVATGTTMSEAIAALDDPSRVFVATVHPLLAGNARLKLADAGVDAVYGTDTIERAVSGVSAASAVADEL, encoded by the coding sequence ATGTTACTCAGCGGGTCCTCGAGTCAGGCGCTCGCGGCCGCGCTCGCCGCCGAGACCGGCGAGCGACTCGGCCGGGTGACCTACGACTCGTTCCCGGACGGCGAGCAGCTGGTCACCGTTCCCGAGGGCGTGGCGGGCGAGCGAGCGGTCGTGGTGGCGTCGACGCCGACGAGCGACGCGCACGTCGAAGTGCTCCAGCTTCAGGACGCCGCCCGCGAGGCCGGCGCGAGCGAGGTCGTTACCGTCCTCCCCTACATGGGGTACGCCCGCCAGGACGAGGCCTTCGAGGCGGGCCAGCCGGTGTCGGCGCGCGCCGTCGCTCGCGCCATCTCCGCGAGCACTGACCGCGTGATTACGGTCAACCCCCACGAGGACGGCGTGCTCGACTTCTTCGACGTGCCCGCGGTCGGCGTCGACGCCGCGCCACAGCTCGCCGACCCGCTCCCGGCGGACCTCGCGGACCCGGTCTTCCTCGGGCCAGACCACGGCGCGACCGCGCTCGCCGAGAGCGTCCGGGACGCCTACGGCTCGGGGGTCACCGACCACTTCGAGAAGGTCCGGCACTCCGGCAGCGAGGTGACCGTCGAACCGAGCGAGATCGAGACCGCCGGCCGGGACGTCGTCGTCACGGACGACATCGTCGCCACCGGCACCACGATGAGCGAGGCCATCGCCGCGCTCGACGACCCGAGCCGGGTGTTCGTCGCCACCGTCCACCCGCTGCTCGCGGGCAACGCCCGGCTGAAGCTCGCGGACGCCGGCGTCGACGCCGTCTACGGCACAGACACCATCGAGCGCGCCGTCTCCGGGGTGTCGGCCGCGTCCGCCGTCGCCGACGAACTCTGA
- a CDS encoding b(o/a)3-type cytochrome-c oxidase subunit 1: MAFVDKFPEEAKLVRYHFGVGFVALALGGLFGLVQALYRTGYFRDALPIDASQYYTVLTGHGVLLALVFTTFLICGFFVWAVTRSLDRPLAHQRVAWAGFLSMLVGTALAALTILNGFAPELPFGSADVLYTFYAPLQAHPAFYVGAALLVVGSWVVGAEYFLTYRQWRADNPDERIPLQTFMVLATFVMWYLSSLGVAVEVVAFLIPWSLGWISQVDPLLTRTLFWYFGHPVVYFWLLPAYLAWYTILPKLAGGKLFSDPLARIVFVLFVLLSTPVGFHHQYTDPGVAEGFKFIAMTNTFMLLLPSLLTAFTVVASLEHGARQRGGTGYFGWLRALPWGNPAFSAMALAGLVFAAGGFSGMINAGMNINYLIHNTIWVPGHFHLTVGTAFALTMMGVSYWLVPQITGKQLQHKTIAAVQPFVWVIGMTLMSNAMHRGGLAGLPRRTAKPLFRGEGAAPFDPVVGSISEMQLQIAVGGTLLFVALAMFLVVMTGTWLSRSGVGQLSVNGTIPAPLSGPADSPRILDNLKVWTAIAVVLVIIAYGLPLYSMLADGILGPGSGGFPV; the protein is encoded by the coding sequence ATGGCGTTCGTCGACAAGTTCCCCGAGGAAGCGAAGCTCGTCAGATACCACTTCGGCGTCGGGTTCGTCGCGCTCGCGCTCGGCGGCCTGTTCGGCCTCGTGCAGGCGCTGTACCGGACCGGCTACTTCCGTGACGCGCTCCCGATCGACGCCTCACAGTACTACACGGTGCTGACGGGCCACGGCGTCCTGCTCGCGCTCGTGTTCACGACGTTCCTCATCTGTGGGTTCTTCGTGTGGGCGGTCACGCGCAGCCTCGACCGTCCGCTCGCCCACCAGCGGGTCGCCTGGGCGGGCTTCCTGTCGATGCTCGTCGGCACGGCGCTGGCCGCGCTCACCATCCTGAACGGCTTCGCGCCCGAACTGCCGTTCGGGTCCGCGGACGTCCTCTACACGTTCTACGCGCCCCTGCAGGCCCACCCGGCGTTCTACGTCGGCGCGGCGCTGCTCGTCGTCGGGTCGTGGGTCGTCGGCGCGGAGTACTTCCTCACGTACCGGCAGTGGCGCGCCGACAATCCCGACGAACGCATCCCCCTGCAGACGTTCATGGTGCTGGCGACGTTCGTGATGTGGTACCTCTCCTCGCTCGGCGTCGCCGTCGAGGTGGTCGCGTTCCTCATCCCGTGGTCGCTGGGCTGGATCAGCCAGGTCGACCCGCTGCTGACGCGGACGCTGTTCTGGTACTTCGGCCACCCGGTCGTGTACTTCTGGCTGCTGCCCGCCTACCTCGCGTGGTACACAATCCTCCCGAAGCTCGCGGGCGGCAAACTGTTCAGCGACCCGCTGGCCCGCATCGTCTTCGTGCTGTTCGTGCTGCTGTCGACGCCGGTCGGCTTCCACCACCAGTACACCGACCCCGGCGTCGCTGAAGGGTTCAAGTTCATCGCGATGACGAACACCTTCATGCTGCTGTTGCCGTCGCTGCTGACCGCGTTCACCGTCGTGGCGTCGCTCGAACACGGCGCGCGGCAGCGCGGCGGCACGGGCTACTTCGGCTGGCTGCGCGCGCTCCCGTGGGGGAACCCCGCGTTCTCCGCGATGGCGCTGGCCGGCCTCGTGTTCGCCGCCGGTGGGTTCTCCGGCATGATCAACGCCGGGATGAACATCAATTACCTCATTCACAACACCATCTGGGTGCCCGGTCACTTCCACCTCACCGTCGGCACCGCGTTCGCGCTGACGATGATGGGTGTGTCCTACTGGCTCGTCCCCCAGATTACGGGCAAACAGCTCCAGCACAAGACCATCGCCGCCGTCCAGCCGTTCGTCTGGGTCATCGGCATGACCCTGATGTCGAATGCGATGCACCGCGGCGGCCTCGCCGGCCTGCCGCGCCGCACCGCGAAGCCGCTGTTCCGCGGCGAGGGCGCAGCGCCGTTCGACCCCGTGGTGGGCAGCATCTCCGAGATGCAGCTCCAGATTGCGGTCGGCGGCACGCTGCTGTTCGTCGCGCTCGCGATGTTCCTCGTCGTGATGACGGGGACGTGGCTGTCGCGGTCGGGCGTCGGCCAGCTCTCGGTCAACGGCACGATTCCCGCGCCGCTGTCCGGGCCGGCCGACAGCCCCCGCATCCTCGACAACCTCAAGGTCTGGACCGCCATCGCCGTCGTGCTGGTCATCATCGCGTACGGCCTCCCGCTGTACAGCATGCTGGCCGACGGCATCCTCGGTCCCGGTAGCGGCGGCTTCCCGGTGTAA